The DNA window GAACAAGGAGTTCGAGGGCGGTATCGCCAAGGTATTGAAAGCGCCGCACGCTCCCGAAGAGCTCTCGCCTTATCTGCAAGCCGTCGCGGCGGAAAATACTTTTCGGTCCTTGCGTTATTACCCGGGCTCGCCTGTCCTTGCACGGCGCTTCCTGCGCGCCGGAGACCGCATGGTCTTGAGCGAACTCAACCGCGAAGACCACCGGGCATTGGAACATCATTTCAAAAGCGACCGGCAGGTGCATGCTCACAACATGGACGGCTATCAAGCGCTGAAAGCCTTTCTCCCGCCACCCGAGCGGCGCGGATTGGTGTTGGTCGATTCCTCCTTCGACCGTGCCCAGGAGTTCAAACGCCTGGCGGAGGCATTGTCCGAGGCCCACCGGCGCTGGGACACGGGCATTCATGCCATGTGGTATCCGCTGATGGCATGGCAGGACATGGATAGCTTCGAGCGGCGCGTGATCGCCACGGGAATTCGCAAGATTCTTCATCTGGACCTTTCGCTGTTCCCCGAAAACTGGACGGAAAGTTTGCGCGGCTGCGCCATGCTGGTGGTCAATCCGCCTTGGGGATTCGAGGAGGAAGCCAAGAAGATTCTGCCTTGGGTACGGAGCACGCTGGCTGGCGGCGGCCAAGGCGGATGGAACGTGCGGTGGTGGGTTAGGGAGTAGCCACCACCAGCGGCACCAGCATCTCGTCTTGCGTCGTTCCGCCGTGCACGCCGGTCAAGTTGTGGCGTTTCTCTCCCGGCAACCAATCCTTGATCGTGTAACCGGCGTTCATCAGGAGGGTGTAGTCGCCGGTTCGGTTCGGCAACTTGGGGTGAGCTTCTCCGATCCCGAAGTAGTG is part of the Betaproteobacteria bacterium genome and encodes:
- a CDS encoding 23S rRNA (adenine(2030)-N(6))-methyltransferase RlmJ, which translates into the protein MKSNIPWRNRAGAPPNTPSYSSMLAYRHLFHAGGFTDVFKHALLACLMSHLNKKEKPYFYLDTHAGIGLYDLHHDWAQKNKEFEGGIAKVLKAPHAPEELSPYLQAVAAENTFRSLRYYPGSPVLARRFLRAGDRMVLSELNREDHRALEHHFKSDRQVHAHNMDGYQALKAFLPPPERRGLVLVDSSFDRAQEFKRLAEALSEAHRRWDTGIHAMWYPLMAWQDMDSFERRVIATGIRKILHLDLSLFPENWTESLRGCAMLVVNPPWGFEEEAKKILPWVRSTLAGGGQGGWNVRWWVRE